TTTAAAAAGGGAAATCTTTGCTTTACCGACAGTAGAAGAATTTTTTACCCTACTTAACTCCGATGATAATTTTAATAATTTAGAGGCGAGTTTTGAAAGAGCTTCCTTTTGGTATCCCAGTATTCAAATTATATTCCAAGTTCTATTTTTAGCGCCCCTAATTGCGATCGCAACGTGGCTTCATCTCAAAGCCGATAATAATGGAAACGGACAACTAGCCTTAATAACATGGCATTTGTTGATAATCTTCTATATCCCTCTAATCATCAAAATTTTTCAGTTTTTACAAGTAGGGGCGCTCCTATCCATCTTGACAGAAATAGTAACAGTATTATTTACAGGCTTACTCTTTGTCTTAGCATATCTATATATTTTTATTATTCCCCTAATTACCTTCGCCCTCATAAAATTTAGTCAAAAAGTAATCTTTAACACCAAAAATCAAGCCACCAAAAGAATTCAAAAATCAAAATGTCTGCGTTGTGCCAAAAAATTACCCCCCGACAGTCTCTATTGTCCCCATTGCGGTTACTATCAATATCAAGAATGTCACAATTGCCAAAACCTAACCTATAAACACTTACCCTATTGTATAAATTGCGGAGCATCACAACAACAAACCCAGACGAATAATTAAACTCAATCCGGGATAATAGTTGTAAGTATTGACACTCACACCATCAAATCAAAGATTGTGATGGGTGATTCTTACATCATTGACACTTAACTAGATTAAGCAAGTTACCTTGACTAATCCCCGTCAGTACGTCTCCGTAAGCATTTTTATTCACGGTATGCCCTACCGCAATTAATCCTCTATTTTTAATTACCTCTGCACTTACGACGTCTCTTGGTGCTGTATAACCGCAATACTGACAATTATGTATTCTTTCACTTATTTGCTTTTTACCAGTATGATTACCACAGTTACTGCATTCTTGAGATGTACCATCTTTATCTACTTTTAGATAAAACTTACAAAATTTAAAATGGACGGTGCATCGCCCTACAGATTAACTTTTAACCAATTGATTCCAACCCAAATCCTTAAGATTATTATTACGACGTAAAGGACGAGTAACCAACTCTAATACATCACGGGCATTGGTGAAACCGTGGATTTGAGCAAAAGTAAATTCTACCGACCATTTTGTACTAATTCCCCGTGCCTCCAAGGGATTAGCGTGGGCCATTCCTGTGATGACTAAATCGGGTTGTAACTCCTTGATGCGTTGTAGCTGATTATAGTTATCAGGTTTTTCCACAATGGTAGGCATGGTAACTCCCATTTCTTGGCAGGTTTGGGCAAGGAAATCTAGTTCCGCTTTTTGGTAACGTTTATCCATGTAGGGGATACCGATTTCATGGACTTTCATTCCGCATCGGGTGAGGAAACGGGCGAGGGATACTTCTAATAAATTGTCTCCCATGAAAAATACTGACTTACCTTTCACTAAATCCACATAGTCTTGTAAGTTTTCCCAAATTTGGGCTTCTCTTTCTTCTAAGCCATGGGTTTCAACTCCCAACACAGAACAAATTTTCTCAATCCATGCCCTAGTGCCATCGGGGCCAATGGGGAAGGGTGCGCCAATTAGTTTACATTTACGGCGACGCATTAGGGTGGTGGCGGTGCGACTGAGGAAGGGATTAACCCCTGCCACATAATAACCCTCTTCGATGACAGGTAATTCGGTATAGCGTTTGGCTGGTAGCCATCCATCAATTTTTACCCCTTGTTTTTTCAATTCTAGGGTTAAATTGGTGACAACGGGATCAGGTAATGAACCAAATAATACTAAAGGATGATGTTGTTTATATTCGCTTTCGGTGGCGGTAATTTCTTCTTTTTTCTTACCAAAGTTTAATAGTTTTTGGATGCCGTTGCGCTCTTCTTTTTCTTCGGTGTTAGTTGTTGCTTCTTTCGGACAACGATTCGCCATGGATGCTAAAACGGTGTCTTCTCCTTGGGTAAAGGCATAATCTAAGCCGTTGGCACGGGCAACCACGATGGGGATGCCGATTTCGGCTTCTAGTTTGGGGGCGATACCTTCTAAATCCATTTTGATGATTTCTGTGGTACAAGTACCAATCCACACTATAACAGATGGGTTGCGATCGCGCTTAATTTGTTCACAAAGTCTTCTCAACTCATTATAATCATTAAGCTGCGCTGAAATATCCCCTTCTTCTAACTCCGCCATAGCGTAACGAGGTTCAGCAAAAATCATCACTCCCATGGCATTTTGTAGGAAATAACCGCAAGTTTTTGTTCCGATGACGAGGAAAAAACTATCCTCAATTTTTTGATATAACCATGCCACACAACTTATGGGGCAGAAGGTGTGATAATTTCCTGTTTCACATTCAAAGTTTAATTCTGGGGTAATGGGCGCTTGGGCTAATGTCATTTTTATTTACTCCTATGTATAGATTTTTGTGTAGGGAGGGAATTTAGGTATAATTTCTGTTTGGGTGGGGAGTTAAGGTTAAATAACCTTACCTCACCATTAACAAATGAAGTATTGATAAATTTAAATTTGATTATTAGAGTTTAAAATCTGTTTACGAAAATCATCTAAAGGCGAAGTATAAGAAGGTGATGATTGCGTTATTTGTGCTGGTGATGTTTTTCTAATATCCTCTAGTTTTTTTAACTCAACATCAGGATCAAAATCCAAACCTAACGCCTGAATAATCGCATCTTCATCAGAGTTTAAATAAAGAAAAGTCTCTAAATATTCGGATAATTCTAACTCTAGGGCTGTCACTATACCCAAAATTAATTTAGCGGGGGGACGTTTACCATTATCTGATGTGTCATACCAATCATTATTTTCTTCGCAAAATAAAGTAATCCATTTTTTATTAATAGCCCAATAATCTAGCCATTTATCTTTAATTTTTAACTTCATTTGTTTCATATTTTTTATCTACATGATTTAATTCTCAAATAATTTACAAAATAACCAGAAAATTTTAATTGTCAATTGCTTTAAACCATCATTAAATCAAGCTCATCAACTTCCTGCTTGGGTGCATCCGCAGGGGGATTGAGATAGTAATCAGAAAGTAAAGTAAATAAATCTCTGTCTTGGGCTTCACTAGGCACAACCCCTTCAGGCATTGCCAAAATTTGGTCAGCAATATTGAGATAAAAATCACATACATAATCCAAACTAGGATCTTTTTCTGCCATTTCAAACAAGGTTTTACCCTTAACCCGTGATACCCGTATATCTTCAATGAGAGGTAATACTTCCAATACAGGCATGGCTACGTGGGAAATATATTTATCAATCAAGTCTCTTTTTGAGGTGCGATTACCAATTAAACCCGCTAGGCGTAAAGTATGAGTACGTGCTTTTTCTCTGACGGAGGCGGCGATACGATTGGCGGCAAAAAGGGCATCAAAACCATTATCGGTGACAATGAGACAATAATCGGCATAGTTAAGGGGCGCTGCAAAACCACCACAAACCACATCCCCCAACACATCAAACAAAATTACATCATATTCATCAAAGGCGTTCAATTCTTTGAGTAGTTTTACAGTTTCACCGACTACATAACCACCGCAACCAGCGCCCGCGGGTGGTCCTCCTGCTTCGACACAATCTACCCCTGCATAACCTTTGTAGATTACATCTTCGGGCCAAATGTCTTCGTAGTGAAAATCTTTTTCTTGGAGAGTGTCAATGATGGTGGGGATTAAAAAGCCTGTGAGGGTAAAGGTGCTATCGTGTTTCGGATCGCAACCTATTTGTAATACTTTTTTTCCTCTTTTGGCGAGGGCGGTGGAAATGTTACAGCTGGTGGTCGATTTGCCGATACCGCCTTTTCCATAAACTGCTAATGTCAATGTCATTTTGTCAGACTCCAGAATTTTGCTCTGTTTGCATTATTGACTAATTTGTTATTTTTCACAGAATCTTTTTTGTTATAAGGTGCTGTAATTTAGGTTTAATCGTTTTCTAAAATATTTAAAAGCTGTTAAATCTTTTATTAACTTTAATTTAAGCCTAAAAAAAGTTTTATAAAACTTTTATATTAGCTAATATAGTAATTAATTACAAAAGCAAAAAACGTATTGACTAAAAATCAACATGGGCTAAAATTTAATAAAAAGCACTGTAAATATAGGGTTGTGGATGTTTTAAAGACTTAGCTCTAATGTGGAGGTGTAATTTTGTTTATAATTAATTAACATTTACCTTGTAACCTTTATATTAATAGGCTTTGAGATAATTTACTTCGTTAATATGCTAGTATTGTTGCTAGTTTAATTAGATTGAATGTTAATATTTGCTACGATTTGATTTTTTATTGAAAATAATGCGTATAAATGCTCAATTAGCTCCCCGAATATTAAGAATATTAACGATTATTACTCTCCCTTTGTCTATTATTCTTTATCTGTTGCGAGGATTTGGTTTACTGGGTTTTTTATCTGGATGGGTGGTAATTTTATTGATTATGACGGCTATATTTAGTTCTATTTTTTATTTAATTGAAAAAACTTACTATTGATACTGGTAAATTTATTCAGTGATGGAATATTGGTTACAAGTGGTTTATTATTTTTTCCTTGCTTTATTTTTTTATCTAGTTAATCATAAATTTATTGTGATTTAAAATAGTATAAATGATTAATAATTAAATGTTAAATATATGAATATTTCAACCTAAAATTTAATTGGTAATACTTTTATATGGTCTGTTTTATTTTTTGTGGAAGTATAATTTTTTAGTTATTTTTTATTTTTTTGTATTAAAAATATTATGAAAAAAATTTTTCTTTGTTGTTTAGTTATTTTTTATATTCTGCTTTCAGGAATAGTAGCAGTGCCTAATGCCTATGCTTTTAGTGAGGAAGAAAAGTTAGTGCTTCAGTGCTGGCGTTTGGTTAATGAAGCCTATGTAGATAGTTCTTTTAATGGTCAAAATTGGTGGGGATTACGCCAAAAAATTCTCAGAAAACCTTTAAATAATAGGGAGGAAACTTATGGAGTAATTAGGGAAATGTTGGCTAGTTTGGATGATCCTTATACTCGTTTGTTGCCCCCAGAGCGCTATCATGATTTGCAGATTACTACTTCTGGGGAACTTTCTGGGGTTGGTTTACAAATCAGCGTCAATCCTGAAACGAAACATATTGAGGTGGTTTCTCCTTTGCCTAATTCTCCTGCGGAAGATGCGGGGATTCATCCTCGGGATGAGGTTATTAGTATTGATGGGGTAAGGGCTGATACTCTTTCTTTGGATGAGGCGGCTAGTCGTATTCGGGGTAAGGTTGGTACTGAGGTTACTTTGGAGATTAAACCTAAAGATAAGGATATTGTTAATGTATATCATTTAAGGCGCGATCGCCTTTCTCTGAGTTCGGTTATTAGTCGTTTAGATGATTCTAACCCCGATTTTCCTGTGGGTTATCTGCGATTAAATCAGTTTAGCGGTAGTGCTACCAAGGATTTAGCCCATGCGATCGCCCTTTTTGAACAAAAAAACGTTAAGGGTTATATTTTAGATTTACGTAATAACCCAGGGGGTTTATTACAAGCAGGGGTTGAAATTGCCCGTTTATGGCTAAAACCTAGCACCATTGTTTATACCGTCAATAGACAAGGTACTATGGGTAGTTATGATGCTATGGGAGAACCAATTACAGACGCACCCTTAGTAGTTTTGGTAAACCAAGGTACGGCTAGTGCCAGTGAGATTTTAGCAGGGGCTTTACAAGATAATGGTAGGGCGATTTTAGTGGGGGAAAAAACTTATGGAAAAGGTTTGATTCAATCTTTATTTGAACTTCCCGACGGCGCAGGATTGGCGGTAACAGTTGCCAAATATGAAACCCCTAACCATAAAGATATTAATAAACTCGGGATTTCTCCTGATTTTGTTGTCTCTCAAGAGCCGATTAACTATTTTGAAATTGGCACTGATGTTGATTTGCAGTATCAAAGGGCGATCGCCTCTTTGCAACAATCTTAATATTTCTTAATGTTTATAAACTATGTATGGTAATGGTTTATTGAACCTAAAAAGCTAAATTATGATATTCTAGTTACCGTTAGTTTAATATCTGAAAAATAAGAAAATGCAAGTTAACGATCTAGGTTTTGTTGCTACTCTACTGTTTGTGCTTGTGCCTACCGTTTTCCTTTTAATTTTATATATTCAAACAGGAAAAAACGAAGCATAATAAACTATTTTACCTTTTGACTTTGCGGGACTGTTAGAACTATTTGAAAAATACAAGACAATCTATTCTTGTAAAGTAACCATAGTTTTGAACCCTGTCAAAGTCAAAATTATTTAGTTACAAAATTATATTAACAATTTTTAAAAAGTATTTTTAATTAATTAAAAGCATCCTTTAAAGCCGTACGAGCTGCCAAATTTCCCCTGGTGGTAACTAAAATATCAGCTTCCCGTTGCAAACGCTCAGCAGTATCCTGCATTTCTAACAATGTTTGTTGTTCCACCGCCACACCATATAAATTACTAGCTACCCAGTAAGACAATTCCATGGGGGCAGTGGGTAAATTTTCAGGAAGCTCAATTTTTTGGTCGGTTAATTTTGCTGAGAGTGTAACCACATCTGTTAATAAAGTTCTCACTTCATCAGCTTTATCTTGTAAATTAATTTGGGTAGGTTGATCATCAATCCATTCCACTAAACCAACTCGATAAGGTTTTTCTCTCACATATTCCAAAACTCTAAACCGTTGCTGTCCTAAAGTCAGGATTTTCATGCGATCATCAGGTAAACGTTCAAAATGGATAATCTCCGCACAACAACCAATATTAGCAATTTCCCCGTTACTAGGATCGATCATTAGCACACCAAAACGGCGATCATATTCTAAAATAGTATTCATCATCATACGATAACGAAATTCAAAAATATGTAGAGGTAACGGACGCCCTGGAAATAAAACCACTTCGGGCAGAGGAAACAATGGTAATTCTCTAACAGCGATGGAAGGTGATGTCATAGTTTTAAGTTTTGTTATGCTCTTTTTTCTAATTTAACGGATTTTGAACAGGATTAGAGATTTTCTTACCTAAGGTGCGCTCGATGGTATGGAGTCATAATCAGAAAATTATCTTTTTATCATGGAATGAATAATATTTTCATGGTCGCAAAAAATATATTTATAGTTTTAAAAGTAGGCAATATCTTAAACTAAATTTTAGTTAATGGGTATTTAAATTAAGACTAAAAAGGTTTTGTAATATATGTCAGTTATCTTCATGAAAATAGTTTTTTGAAAGAATTCCTTGATAGTTTAAGATCGTATTTCCTCCATTACCTTGTATCAAAAGACAAAATTTCCAGCGCACCTTAACCCTCTAGTTAACTATTCTCAAGATGCTAGAAACAATATCGAGTTAAGATAGTAAATATCAAAAATAATCAAAAGTACCTTACCTCGTAACTATGAAAAGCCCTTCCCTTAATAAAACTCACCTAGAAAATGAACTAATTCCCTGCTCTCCCCACGGAATAGATGATAACTTATGTGGAGTATTTGAGGGAAAAATTCTCAGCCATGAAAAATCTCAAACTATGGCAGACTTTTTTGGTTTATTAGGGGACGCCAATCGTCTGAGGATTCTATCAGTATTAGCCCAACAAGAAATGTGTGTTTGTGATTTAGCAAATATGTTACAGATGAGCGAATCAGCTGTTTCTCATCAACTTAGAACATTAAAATCCATGCGCCTAGTAGCATATCAAAAAAGAGGTAGAAGGGTTTATTATCGTCTCTTAGATCATCATGTTCTGGAATTGTATCGCGCCGTGGCAGAACATTTAGACGAGGTAGATTAATATCATTAAAACATTACCATAAATGATTCTATGAGCTATTTTTATGTATCCGAAATAACTGAAATAGTAGCAGA
The nucleotide sequence above comes from Cyanobacterium stanieri LEGE 03274. Encoded proteins:
- a CDS encoding zinc ribbon domain-containing protein, with protein sequence MWQKIKRFIRTFFRKSRKIDEEPINKVSLVLIIIMDIFILSNVFIGLNDIGNWYISPSDSHPCYSQWNNYRDNSDEDKQYTILTNNNYNYSYNPNLNLRDNYQNIENKHLGSVSPICYDYASSFDATQTREFRTKVNEIDSKQGTISTIEAENRTIREQYDSTLLEEIAGQPGELSINQVEAREARQTLEENNNRISNLKNEIDTLKREIFALPTVEEFFTLLNSDDNFNNLEASFERASFWYPSIQIIFQVLFLAPLIAIATWLHLKADNNGNGQLALITWHLLIIFYIPLIIKIFQFLQVGALLSILTEIVTVLFTGLLFVLAYLYIFIIPLITFALIKFSQKVIFNTKNQATKRIQKSKCLRCAKKLPPDSLYCPHCGYYQYQECHNCQNLTYKHLPYCINCGASQQQTQTNN
- a CDS encoding ferredoxin:protochlorophyllide reductase (ATP-dependent) subunit N; the protein is MTLAQAPITPELNFECETGNYHTFCPISCVAWLYQKIEDSFFLVIGTKTCGYFLQNAMGVMIFAEPRYAMAELEEGDISAQLNDYNELRRLCEQIKRDRNPSVIVWIGTCTTEIIKMDLEGIAPKLEAEIGIPIVVARANGLDYAFTQGEDTVLASMANRCPKEATTNTEEKEERNGIQKLLNFGKKKEEITATESEYKQHHPLVLFGSLPDPVVTNLTLELKKQGVKIDGWLPAKRYTELPVIEEGYYVAGVNPFLSRTATTLMRRRKCKLIGAPFPIGPDGTRAWIEKICSVLGVETHGLEEREAQIWENLQDYVDLVKGKSVFFMGDNLLEVSLARFLTRCGMKVHEIGIPYMDKRYQKAELDFLAQTCQEMGVTMPTIVEKPDNYNQLQRIKELQPDLVITGMAHANPLEARGISTKWSVEFTFAQIHGFTNARDVLELVTRPLRRNNNLKDLGWNQLVKS
- a CDS encoding DUF5331 domain-containing protein, with amino-acid sequence MKLKIKDKWLDYWAINKKWITLFCEENNDWYDTSDNGKRPPAKLILGIVTALELELSEYLETFLYLNSDEDAIIQALGLDFDPDVELKKLEDIRKTSPAQITQSSPSYTSPLDDFRKQILNSNNQI
- the bchL gene encoding ferredoxin:protochlorophyllide reductase (ATP-dependent) iron-sulfur ATP-binding protein; amino-acid sequence: MTLTLAVYGKGGIGKSTTSCNISTALAKRGKKVLQIGCDPKHDSTFTLTGFLIPTIIDTLQEKDFHYEDIWPEDVIYKGYAGVDCVEAGGPPAGAGCGGYVVGETVKLLKELNAFDEYDVILFDVLGDVVCGGFAAPLNYADYCLIVTDNGFDALFAANRIAASVREKARTHTLRLAGLIGNRTSKRDLIDKYISHVAMPVLEVLPLIEDIRVSRVKGKTLFEMAEKDPSLDYVCDFYLNIADQILAMPEGVVPSEAQDRDLFTLLSDYYLNPPADAPKQEVDELDLMMV
- the ctpA gene encoding carboxyl-terminal processing protease CtpA; this encodes MKKIFLCCLVIFYILLSGIVAVPNAYAFSEEEKLVLQCWRLVNEAYVDSSFNGQNWWGLRQKILRKPLNNREETYGVIREMLASLDDPYTRLLPPERYHDLQITTSGELSGVGLQISVNPETKHIEVVSPLPNSPAEDAGIHPRDEVISIDGVRADTLSLDEAASRIRGKVGTEVTLEIKPKDKDIVNVYHLRRDRLSLSSVISRLDDSNPDFPVGYLRLNQFSGSATKDLAHAIALFEQKNVKGYILDLRNNPGGLLQAGVEIARLWLKPSTIVYTVNRQGTMGSYDAMGEPITDAPLVVLVNQGTASASEILAGALQDNGRAILVGEKTYGKGLIQSLFELPDGAGLAVTVAKYETPNHKDINKLGISPDFVVSQEPINYFEIGTDVDLQYQRAIASLQQS
- the psbM gene encoding photosystem II reaction center protein PsbM; its protein translation is MQVNDLGFVATLLFVLVPTVFLLILYIQTGKNEA
- a CDS encoding LON peptidase substrate-binding domain-containing protein; the protein is MTSPSIAVRELPLFPLPEVVLFPGRPLPLHIFEFRYRMMMNTILEYDRRFGVLMIDPSNGEIANIGCCAEIIHFERLPDDRMKILTLGQQRFRVLEYVREKPYRVGLVEWIDDQPTQINLQDKADEVRTLLTDVVTLSAKLTDQKIELPENLPTAPMELSYWVASNLYGVAVEQQTLLEMQDTAERLQREADILVTTRGNLAARTALKDAFN
- a CDS encoding ArsR/SmtB family transcription factor — translated: MKSPSLNKTHLENELIPCSPHGIDDNLCGVFEGKILSHEKSQTMADFFGLLGDANRLRILSVLAQQEMCVCDLANMLQMSESAVSHQLRTLKSMRLVAYQKRGRRVYYRLLDHHVLELYRAVAEHLDEVD